In a genomic window of Thermodesulfovibrionales bacterium:
- the gspE gene encoding type II secretion system ATPase GspE, with translation MTAKKNIDIGRLLLEEGLISSDTLTRALELQTEAPDKKIGEILVEIGVPEEFVLQGLSKKLGLAYVDRTSFPETLPVELSFEFMKNCLILPLRFENGRLQVAMADPEDKEVIDNLKASLGCAVEPFIASKNSIIEHLERLSKIKESTVSEIMVNMEEIAEEIPEELNHLKGMAQEKGVIRLVDLLIEKAVNERASDIHIEPEETRLRVRYRIDGILYDREFLPRKMQPAITSRIKLLSQMNIAERRLPQDGRIKGTYGGRPIDIRVSTIPTVYGESIVMRLLDKETAFLTLEELGMDPETLKKYESLIQRPYGMILITGPTGSGKTTTLYASLDRINSPDKKIITIEEPVEYLMKGINQIQVKPKIGLTFASGLRHIVRQDPDVIMVGEIRDLETAGIAIHAALTGHLIFSTLHTNDAPGAMTRLMDMGVENYLVSSTLIGVVAQRLVRRICTSCRVEYRVPEELKKELRINQDILWRGTGCEKCSNTGYRGRIGIFELLVVNDEIRNMIMAKATSREMREKAISLGMKTLRQDGIEKVTKGITTAEEVLRVTQQDIE, from the coding sequence ATGACAGCAAAAAAAAACATAGATATCGGCAGACTCTTACTCGAAGAAGGGCTTATCTCCAGTGATACTCTCACAAGGGCACTTGAGCTCCAGACAGAGGCTCCTGATAAAAAAATCGGAGAGATACTGGTAGAGATAGGAGTTCCAGAAGAGTTCGTTCTTCAGGGGCTTTCAAAAAAACTGGGGCTTGCTTATGTGGACAGGACCTCTTTTCCTGAAACCCTGCCTGTTGAGCTATCCTTTGAATTCATGAAAAACTGCCTTATCCTGCCCTTGAGATTTGAGAATGGAAGATTGCAGGTCGCTATGGCAGATCCCGAAGATAAAGAGGTTATAGATAATCTAAAGGCATCCCTGGGATGTGCTGTAGAACCCTTTATTGCAAGCAAAAATTCTATTATTGAGCATCTTGAAAGACTCTCAAAGATAAAAGAGTCAACAGTAAGTGAGATAATGGTAAATATGGAAGAGATAGCTGAAGAAATACCGGAAGAACTTAATCATCTTAAAGGAATGGCACAGGAAAAGGGTGTAATAAGACTTGTTGATCTGCTCATAGAAAAAGCGGTCAATGAAAGAGCAAGTGACATTCATATTGAACCTGAAGAAACTCGACTAAGGGTTCGTTACAGGATAGATGGGATCCTCTATGACAGGGAATTCCTTCCAAGGAAGATGCAGCCAGCAATAACATCAAGGATAAAGCTCCTGAGCCAGATGAACATTGCCGAGAGAAGGCTCCCCCAGGACGGAAGAATAAAGGGCACTTATGGAGGAAGACCCATTGATATCAGGGTATCCACAATCCCTACTGTATATGGTGAAAGTATAGTTATGAGACTCCTTGATAAGGAGACAGCGTTCCTGACCCTTGAAGAGCTCGGAATGGATCCAGAGACACTTAAAAAATATGAATCTCTTATCCAGAGACCCTATGGCATGATACTCATAACAGGTCCAACTGGAAGCGGTAAGACCACTACACTCTATGCCTCCCTTGACAGGATAAATTCTCCTGACAAGAAGATAATCACTATAGAAGAACCTGTTGAGTACCTTATGAAGGGAATAAATCAGATACAGGTCAAACCAAAGATAGGGCTCACCTTTGCAAGTGGTCTTAGACACATAGTTAGGCAGGACCCTGATGTAATTATGGTCGGAGAGATAAGAGACCTGGAGACAGCAGGCATTGCAATCCATGCAGCCCTCACAGGCCATCTAATCTTCAGCACACTGCACACAAATGATGCACCTGGAGCAATGACAAGACTGATGGACATGGGCGTTGAGAACTATCTTGTATCCTCGACCCTAATAGGCGTTGTTGCCCAGAGGCTTGTAAGAAGGATATGTACTTCCTGCAGGGTAGAATACCGTGTGCCGGAGGAGCTGAAGAAGGAGCTCAGAATAAATCAGGATATCCTCTGGAGAGGTACAGGATGTGAAAAGTGCTCAAACACAGGTTACAGAGGAAGAATAGGCATATTTGAACTCCTTGTAGTTAATGATGAAATAAGAAATATGATCATGGCAAAGGCAACCTCAAGGGAAATGAGGGAAAAGGCCATAAGCCTTGGAATGAAGACCCTGAGACAGGATGGAATTGAAAAGGTAACAAAGGGTATAACAACAGCAGAGGAGGTCCTCAGGGTAACTCAGCAGGACATAGAGTGA
- a CDS encoding PilN domain-containing protein, whose protein sequence is MNILSLDIRQNEINYAIYRKTFSPLYFITGNPFAFPLFIKEIKRGNTRWEDLPSIIEGLKKEPLDCMILGLPFYKFNHHIIDLPLRSEKEIKTALAFELEKKLPLPVDQYLYNFTFLKKTGQGSTLLCLSIRKEHLLNIIEPLRNTAIPVAGISCTFTTEIIHIARKNRGRLIMAQQDGEYIYLACLLDSEIKALRLIRRDEEIEYPFGFQDPSIPAYLLRSPNIKPSGLSEERDERLKHYQTIELNPTELIIKTPKHLQFIPDDLAMPFRDIRLKVAGAISGTAVIIFLLTDLLALYKEKRAYEHFTNLVSEIKELRSTGPLEERSLLINRYSQLKTDTFNILSALRRTLPRGTILSSVNIDIQNRLLEIEGRSSSSSSVLQALESSGFFKNISYSGAITVKEGKEVFRFRMEIK, encoded by the coding sequence ATGAACATCCTTTCTCTTGACATAAGGCAGAATGAGATTAATTACGCAATTTACAGAAAAACCTTTTCTCCCCTTTATTTTATTACAGGCAATCCATTCGCTTTTCCATTGTTTATCAAAGAAATTAAAAGAGGAAACACCAGATGGGAAGACCTTCCATCAATAATTGAAGGTCTTAAAAAAGAACCTTTAGACTGCATGATCCTCGGCCTACCTTTTTATAAATTCAATCACCACATCATTGACCTCCCTTTAAGATCAGAAAAGGAGATAAAAACAGCCCTAGCCTTTGAACTGGAAAAAAAGCTTCCCCTTCCTGTTGACCAGTATTTATACAATTTTACTTTTCTTAAAAAAACAGGGCAAGGCTCTACCCTTCTCTGCCTCTCTATAAGGAAGGAGCATCTTCTCAACATAATAGAGCCACTCAGAAACACAGCGATTCCAGTGGCAGGTATATCTTGTACCTTTACAACAGAGATAATCCACATAGCAAGGAAAAACAGAGGCAGGTTAATAATGGCACAGCAGGATGGAGAATATATATACCTTGCCTGTCTTCTTGATTCAGAAATAAAGGCCCTGAGACTCATAAGAAGAGATGAAGAAATAGAATATCCCTTTGGTTTCCAGGACCCTTCAATACCGGCATATCTTCTCAGATCTCCAAATATTAAACCTTCAGGTCTTTCAGAAGAACGAGATGAGAGATTAAAACACTATCAGACAATAGAGTTGAACCCCACAGAATTAATCATAAAAACACCAAAGCATCTCCAGTTTATTCCTGATGATCTCGCTATGCCTTTCAGGGACATACGGCTTAAGGTTGCTGGCGCTATTTCAGGTACAGCTGTAATAATATTCCTGCTCACAGACCTTTTAGCCCTATATAAAGAAAAAAGGGCATATGAACATTTTACAAACCTTGTAAGTGAAATTAAAGAGCTTAGAAGCACTGGCCCTCTTGAAGAACGGTCACTTCTTATTAACAGATATTCACAGCTTAAAACAGATACATTCAATATTCTCTCAGCACTCAGAAGAACATTACCCCGGGGAACAATCCTGAGCTCTGTAAACATAGATATCCAGAACAGATTACTTGAAATAGAAGGAAGGAGCTCAAGCTCTTCTTCTGTGCTTCAGGCCCTTGAAAGCTCCGGTTTTTTTAAAAATATCTCCTATTCAGGGGCAATAACAGTTAAAGAAGGAAAAGAGGTCTTCAGGTTCAGGATGGAGATAAAATGA
- a CDS encoding general secretion pathway protein GspK: MVNYIRKENGIVLVVVLFVIIILIILGLNLSYSTRFGLMSTKNMKEGTSLRYAMLGAFSEALAYIASDKDPAVDYVDEKGILHIDDREPFPQQKEYNGIKLDVIITDEEGRLNINMLNDQQLRSLLKYAGVPDDRLQIIIDSLRDWIDPDDLHRLSGAEKEYYENLEIPYRPKNQVLSVPEELLLIREFKKDYFYGSEENRGIKDFITTFSGGRLNINTVSRELMEVLGLGRIDSDTIIFQRNSLRGYRSIPPHLTALFRATSSNVFRIEITQKDSGEKIVAVIQRIPAKSGYMIKTLYWNEKRI; encoded by the coding sequence ATGGTTAATTATATAAGAAAGGAAAATGGCATTGTCCTTGTGGTGGTTCTTTTTGTAATAATAATACTTATTATCCTTGGCCTCAATCTTTCATATTCCACAAGATTCGGCCTGATGAGTACGAAGAACATGAAGGAGGGCACATCTCTACGTTATGCAATGCTTGGAGCCTTCAGTGAAGCGTTAGCCTATATTGCCAGTGATAAAGATCCTGCTGTGGACTATGTGGATGAAAAGGGCATTCTCCACATTGATGACAGAGAACCTTTCCCGCAGCAAAAGGAATATAATGGTATTAAATTAGATGTAATAATAACAGATGAAGAAGGCAGGCTTAATATCAATATGCTAAATGACCAGCAACTCAGAAGTCTTCTTAAATATGCCGGTGTTCCCGATGACAGGTTACAGATAATAATAGACTCCCTAAGGGACTGGATAGATCCTGATGACCTTCACAGACTCTCAGGAGCGGAGAAGGAATATTATGAAAATCTTGAAATACCCTACAGACCTAAAAACCAGGTATTAAGTGTACCTGAAGAACTACTTCTTATAAGAGAATTTAAAAAAGATTATTTTTACGGTTCAGAAGAAAATAGAGGGATAAAGGACTTTATAACCACCTTCAGTGGCGGAAGATTAAATATAAATACTGTGTCCAGAGAACTTATGGAGGTCCTAGGACTCGGAAGGATAGATTCAGATACTATAATATTTCAGAGAAATAGCCTGAGAGGTTACAGGTCCATACCACCACACCTAACGGCACTCTTCAGGGCAACATCATCAAATGTATTCAGAATAGAGATAACACAAAAGGACTCAGGCGAAAAGATCGTTGCAGTTATTCAGAGAATCCCTGCAAAATCAGGTTATATGATAAAAACACTTTACTGGAATGAAAAGAGGATATGA
- a CDS encoding MCE family protein — MDKSAEFKVGVFTLIVLLVIAFFTFRIGGFDWLYKKREYTLYVYFRNIGNLDDKSQVRIAGVTVGKINKIELSDNMAKITIGIHEGIKIPADSVATIRSTGLLGDRYLEIRPGRDQVYLREGDTVRNVEEMADMDEMLRKLSNVSENVDKLISSANEVFGSEESKEALKESIINLRDITASLRDAISRNDRRLEQLMAKLEDLADSLKGMIDENREPLKRTIAKAPEVVEDLKNTTSELKSMIEENRANIRATTEQMSKITTDIQEGKGTLGKLMKDERLYESLNKAAEGVNRTITRIERFRTFITFQGDYLFEPKDTKGYFNITLQPTPEKYYILGIVSDPIGKVTTTETVTRTDGTTVVTKKEEIEKKIEFTAQFGRRFKNTALRFGLTESTFGVGIDQFFMDDRLRLSVDAWDFGGDEAGAKSPHVRTAAEYVIFKNFFLTAGYDNIFNSRWRGPFIGGGVRFEDEDFKYIFGTVPKVPQ, encoded by the coding sequence ATGGATAAATCTGCTGAATTCAAGGTAGGGGTCTTCACTTTAATTGTCCTTCTTGTAATTGCCTTTTTTACTTTCAGGATAGGTGGATTTGACTGGCTTTATAAAAAAAGGGAATACACGCTCTATGTGTATTTCAGAAATATTGGAAATCTTGATGATAAATCCCAAGTAAGGATTGCTGGTGTTACTGTTGGAAAAATAAATAAAATAGAACTCTCGGACAACATGGCAAAGATCACTATTGGTATCCATGAGGGAATAAAAATTCCTGCTGATTCTGTAGCCACAATAAGGTCAACAGGACTCCTTGGAGATAGATATCTTGAGATAAGACCTGGAAGAGATCAGGTTTATCTCAGAGAGGGTGATACAGTAAGAAATGTAGAAGAGATGGCTGATATGGATGAGATGCTGAGGAAACTTTCAAATGTCTCAGAAAATGTTGACAAACTAATCTCCTCAGCGAACGAAGTCTTTGGAAGTGAGGAATCAAAAGAGGCATTGAAAGAATCTATAATAAATCTGAGAGATATAACTGCCAGTCTCAGGGATGCCATATCAAGAAATGACAGAAGGCTTGAACAGCTTATGGCAAAACTTGAAGACCTTGCAGATTCCTTAAAGGGCATGATCGATGAAAACCGGGAACCCCTTAAAAGAACTATTGCAAAGGCACCAGAGGTTGTTGAAGATCTCAAGAATACAACCAGTGAACTTAAATCAATGATAGAAGAAAACAGGGCCAATATCAGAGCAACAACAGAACAGATGAGCAAAATAACAACAGATATTCAGGAAGGAAAGGGTACACTAGGCAAACTCATGAAGGACGAAAGACTCTATGAAAGCCTGAATAAGGCAGCTGAAGGTGTAAACCGGACAATAACAAGAATAGAAAGGTTCCGTACTTTCATAACCTTTCAGGGAGATTATCTCTTTGAACCGAAAGATACAAAGGGATATTTTAATATAACCCTCCAGCCGACTCCTGAAAAATACTATATCCTCGGTATAGTGAGCGACCCTATAGGAAAGGTTACAACCACAGAGACAGTAACAAGAACAGATGGCACGACAGTAGTAACAAAAAAAGAGGAGATAGAAAAGAAGATAGAATTTACTGCCCAGTTTGGTAGGAGATTCAAGAACACTGCCCTCAGGTTTGGACTTACAGAAAGCACCTTTGGAGTGGGAATAGACCAGTTCTTCATGGACGACAGGCTCAGGCTTTCAGTGGATGCCTGGGACTTTGGTGGAGATGAGGCAGGAGCAAAATCTCCCCATGTTAGGACAGCTGCTGAATATGTTATATTTAAAAACTTCTTCCTCACAGCAGGATATGACAATATATTTAACTCCCGCTGGAGGGGACCTTTTATTGGTGGTGGTGTAAGATTTGAGGATGAGGACTTTAAGTATATCTTTGGCACAGTGCCAAAGGTGCCTCAGTAA